Proteins co-encoded in one Flavobacteriaceae bacterium MAR_2009_75 genomic window:
- a CDS encoding type II restriction/modification system DNA methylase subunit YeeA encodes MKSTEIQHNVQNVIDNFSKEDFVFDLLIAYGISKTSVTRLRKGDYNLSKVDGEILYKKKIFFKVEATGQLLNSIDEISKEERILKHKPRFAILTDHKQIVAKDLRLGKNLDIEIKELPNYFDFFLPLAGSEVYNATNDNEADRNASYKMASLYDLLIEENPEIYNSKESIHHLNIFLSRLLFCFFAEDTEIFEQESIFTNTLAQHTAENGSDTHSFLDDLFDRLDSESGKGYPDYLAKFPYVNGGLFGQKVKSPKFNTKARKILIELGDLNWSEINPDIFGSMIQAVVIPDYRSDLGMHYTSVANILKLIRPLLLDELYEELEKASTVKQLNALIQRISKIKFFDPACGSGNFLIITYKEIRLLEIKILQRITDLEPSPTFKWTSVKLSQFYGIEIDDFAHEMAILSLWLAEHQMNRIFEEMLFDYGKSKNILPLKEAGEITHANATRTNWNEACSITKDDEVYIIGNPPYLGYKGWDADQKKDMSVVFNGFKTVNRLDYISCWFKKGTDYIKSKNARLAFVSTNSICQGEQVSLIWPYVLTHTEIGFAYTSFGWSNNAKGSAGVSVVIISLRNKSSKEKILFDGNRRTIVKNINPYITQGNNIFIQKRNEPLSSLPEMVLGSSGIDGGNLILSAEEKKQFIANDSNSSKFIKKFIGGNDFLNGVERYCLWIDDDKVKEANKIKDIENRIEECYVYRINGGRDAKKASEVPHRFFYRKYQNGESIIIPFTSSSNRTYLPIGIEQDGTIISNGMLVMYQFEPYHFGILSSKLHMLWAKAVGGKMRDDIRYSLSLIYNTFPFPEISNKQKENLNLYVFAILDERAKHPNKTIAQLYHPLTMPKGLLQAHQELDTAIEQCYRLQPFKNDTERLEYLFKQYEEMVKKDTLFAKQKKTRKKTAKK; translated from the coding sequence ATGAAATCAACCGAAATACAACATAACGTCCAAAATGTAATCGACAACTTCTCGAAAGAAGATTTTGTATTTGATTTACTGATTGCCTACGGAATTTCAAAAACCTCAGTAACTCGTTTGAGAAAAGGCGACTACAACTTATCAAAAGTTGATGGCGAAATTCTGTACAAAAAGAAAATCTTCTTTAAAGTAGAAGCCACAGGACAACTACTTAATAGCATTGACGAAATTTCAAAAGAAGAACGCATCTTAAAACACAAGCCAAGATTTGCGATTCTAACTGACCACAAACAAATTGTTGCTAAGGATTTAAGATTAGGGAAAAACTTAGACATTGAAATCAAAGAATTGCCGAACTATTTTGACTTCTTTTTACCATTAGCAGGTAGCGAGGTTTACAATGCCACCAATGACAATGAAGCCGATAGAAACGCTTCATACAAAATGGCTTCCTTATATGATTTGTTAATTGAGGAAAACCCTGAAATCTATAACTCAAAAGAAAGTATTCATCATCTGAATATTTTCTTATCACGTTTGTTGTTTTGCTTCTTTGCAGAAGACACAGAAATATTTGAACAAGAAAGCATTTTTACGAATACACTTGCACAACATACTGCAGAAAATGGAAGCGACACACATTCTTTTTTAGATGATTTGTTCGACCGTTTGGACAGCGAAAGTGGAAAAGGTTATCCTGACTATTTAGCGAAATTTCCCTATGTAAATGGTGGTTTGTTTGGGCAAAAAGTAAAATCGCCAAAGTTTAATACAAAGGCACGAAAAATATTGATTGAATTGGGCGACCTCAATTGGTCCGAAATCAATCCAGATATTTTTGGCTCGATGATACAAGCTGTTGTAATTCCTGATTATCGTAGCGATTTAGGGATGCACTATACTTCTGTAGCCAATATTCTAAAACTCATTAGACCATTGCTTTTAGATGAATTGTACGAAGAATTGGAAAAGGCTTCAACAGTAAAACAACTCAATGCTTTAATACAACGCATTTCTAAAATCAAGTTTTTTGACCCAGCTTGTGGTAGCGGAAATTTCTTGATTATCACATACAAGGAAATCCGTTTATTGGAAATTAAGATTCTACAAAGAATTACGGATTTAGAACCATCGCCAACTTTTAAATGGACTTCTGTAAAACTTTCACAGTTTTACGGAATTGAAATAGACGATTTTGCTCACGAAATGGCAATCCTTTCTCTTTGGTTGGCAGAACACCAAATGAATCGCATTTTTGAAGAAATGCTATTTGATTATGGTAAGTCCAAGAACATTTTACCGCTTAAAGAAGCAGGTGAAATTACTCACGCAAATGCTACTCGAACAAATTGGAATGAAGCCTGCTCAATTACAAAAGATGATGAAGTTTACATCATCGGAAATCCACCATATTTAGGATACAAAGGTTGGGATGCAGACCAAAAAAAAGATATGTCTGTTGTGTTTAATGGATTTAAAACAGTTAATCGTTTAGACTACATAAGTTGTTGGTTTAAAAAAGGAACTGATTACATTAAATCAAAAAACGCAAGACTTGCATTTGTTAGCACTAATTCTATTTGCCAAGGAGAACAAGTCAGTCTTATTTGGCCTTATGTATTAACTCATACAGAAATAGGATTTGCATATACTTCATTCGGTTGGTCTAATAATGCTAAAGGAAGTGCAGGTGTTTCAGTCGTCATAATTTCCCTTAGAAATAAATCATCAAAAGAAAAAATTCTATTTGACGGCAATAGAAGAACTATTGTAAAAAACATCAATCCTTATATAACACAAGGCAATAATATTTTTATACAAAAAAGGAACGAACCACTTTCAAGTTTACCAGAAATGGTTTTGGGCAGTAGTGGTATAGATGGAGGTAATCTCATACTCTCAGCCGAAGAAAAAAAGCAATTTATTGCTAATGATTCTAATTCATCAAAGTTCATAAAGAAATTTATTGGTGGCAATGATTTTTTAAATGGAGTTGAACGCTACTGTTTGTGGATTGATGATGACAAAGTTAAAGAGGCAAATAAAATAAAGGATATTGAAAATAGAATTGAGGAATGTTACGTATACAGAATTAATGGTGGCAGAGATGCAAAAAAAGCATCAGAAGTACCTCATAGATTTTTTTATAGAAAGTATCAAAATGGTGAATCAATTATAATTCCTTTTACAAGTTCCTCAAACAGAACTTACTTACCAATTGGTATTGAACAAGATGGAACAATAATAAGTAATGGTATGCTCGTTATGTACCAATTTGAACCTTACCATTTTGGAATCTTGAGTTCAAAACTGCATATGTTATGGGCTAAGGCAGTTGGTGGTAAAATGAGGGATGATATTAGATACTCATTAAGCTTGATATATAATACTTTTCCATTTCCAGAAATCAGCAACAAGCAAAAAGAAAACCTAAATCTTTATGTCTTTGCCATTTTAGATGAACGAGCCAAACATCCAAACAAAACAATCGCTCAGTTATACCATCCACTAACAATGCCTAAAGGTTTGCTACAAGCACATCAAGAATTAGACACAGCTATTGAGCAATGTTACCGTTTACAACCGTTTAAAAACGATACCGAGCGTTTGGAGTATTTGTTCAAACAATATGAGGAAATGGTAAAAAAGGACACGCTTTTTGCCAAACAAAAGAAAACAAGAAAAAAGACTGCGAAAAAATAA
- a CDS encoding superfamily II DNA or RNA helicase, translating into MPDLIKVTYNQTGQSKSTNALGMREMQEKAFEGRTAQYLLIKAPPASGKSRALMFIALDKLKNQGIKKVIVAVPEKSIGASFGTTELKKYGFFEDWNPNPKYNLCTPGPEKSKVTAFLEFLESDEQILVCTHSTLRSAFDGLDPKKLDDTLVAIDEFHHVSAEGGNILGQVLKSIMANSTAHIVAMTGSYFRGDSVPVLMPEDEAKFTKVTYTYYQQLNGYEYLKSLGIGYHFYTGKYFKKHLDKEMSALAEILDENQKTIIHIPSVNSAESSKEKYEEVNHIIDVLGVLDYQDEETGVLYIKSHKTGKTLKVADLVNDNPKSRDKISAYLRTVNSADDIDIIIALGMAKEGFDWPYCQHALTIGYRGSLTEIIQIIGRATRDSNNKTHAQFTNLIANPDAEGEEVKLSVNNMLKAITASLLMEQVLAPNWKFKIKKDEDDEDEDDDDNTIKIRGFKLPTSQRAKDIIETDLNDLKAKILQDPQMLKAMPGNIEPEVINTVLIPKIIREVYPDLDEEDVEAVRQHVVVDSVIKNGTIEEQGDKKFIRMAGSFVNIDDIHIDLIDQVNPFQKAFEILSKSVTTQVLKLIDEHIQSTKIEMTEEEAILLWPKIKEWVKNNNGEQPSIQAFDHKEKRMAEALVFLRELKRKKALENG; encoded by the coding sequence ATGCCAGATTTAATTAAGGTAACATACAACCAAACAGGGCAAAGCAAAAGTACCAATGCATTAGGAATGCGAGAAATGCAGGAAAAAGCTTTTGAAGGTAGAACTGCACAATATTTATTGATTAAAGCACCGCCAGCATCAGGTAAATCAAGAGCCTTAATGTTTATTGCTTTGGACAAACTGAAAAATCAAGGTATAAAAAAAGTCATTGTTGCTGTTCCTGAGAAATCAATTGGTGCATCTTTTGGTACAACAGAATTAAAAAAATACGGCTTTTTTGAAGATTGGAATCCAAATCCAAAATACAATCTGTGTACACCTGGACCAGAAAAAAGTAAAGTAACGGCATTCTTGGAGTTTTTAGAATCTGATGAACAAATTTTGGTATGTACACATTCAACACTTCGTTCTGCTTTTGATGGTTTAGACCCGAAAAAATTAGATGATACCTTGGTGGCTATTGATGAGTTTCACCACGTGTCGGCCGAGGGCGGTAATATTTTAGGTCAAGTACTTAAAAGCATTATGGCAAATTCTACAGCACACATAGTAGCGATGACAGGTTCCTATTTTAGAGGCGATAGTGTTCCTGTTTTAATGCCAGAAGATGAAGCAAAATTTACCAAAGTAACTTACACGTATTATCAGCAGTTAAATGGCTATGAGTATTTAAAATCGTTGGGAATTGGATATCATTTTTACACAGGAAAATATTTTAAAAAGCATCTTGACAAAGAAATGTCTGCCTTAGCAGAAATTTTGGACGAAAATCAAAAAACGATTATTCATATTCCGAGCGTTAATTCTGCCGAATCTTCAAAAGAGAAATACGAAGAAGTCAATCACATTATAGACGTTTTAGGAGTGTTGGATTATCAAGATGAAGAAACAGGCGTTTTATACATCAAAAGCCATAAAACAGGTAAAACTCTAAAGGTAGCTGACTTGGTTAATGATAATCCAAAGTCAAGAGATAAAATAAGTGCTTATTTACGCACTGTAAATTCTGCAGATGATATTGATATTATTATTGCTTTAGGTATGGCAAAAGAAGGTTTTGATTGGCCTTATTGCCAACACGCTTTAACCATTGGTTATAGAGGTTCATTAACCGAAATTATCCAAATTATTGGTAGAGCAACAAGAGACAGCAACAACAAGACTCACGCACAATTTACCAATCTCATTGCGAACCCTGATGCTGAAGGTGAGGAAGTAAAACTATCTGTAAACAATATGCTCAAAGCAATCACAGCTTCGCTATTGATGGAGCAAGTATTAGCCCCAAATTGGAAATTCAAAATAAAAAAAGATGAAGATGATGAGGACGAAGATGATGACGATAACACGATAAAGATTAGAGGTTTCAAATTACCTACTTCGCAAAGAGCAAAAGACATTATTGAAACGGATTTGAATGATTTAAAAGCTAAAATTCTCCAAGACCCACAAATGCTAAAAGCAATGCCAGGAAATATTGAACCAGAGGTCATAAACACAGTTCTGATTCCTAAAATTATTCGAGAAGTTTATCCTGATTTGGACGAAGAAGATGTTGAAGCTGTGAGGCAACACGTAGTTGTAGATTCAGTCATTAAGAATGGAACAATTGAGGAACAAGGTGATAAAAAGTTTATTAGAATGGCAGGTAGTTTTGTCAATATCGATGATATTCACATTGACTTAATCGACCAAGTAAATCCATTCCAAAAGGCATTTGAAATTCTGTCAAAATCGGTAACGACACAAGTCTTGAAACTGATTGACGAACATATTCAATCCACCAAAATTGAAATGACCGAAGAGGAAGCCATCTTGCTTTGGCCAAAAATCAAAGAATGGGTTAAAAATAATAACGGAGAACAACCGAGCATACAAGCGTTTGACCATAAAGAAAAACGAATGGCGGAAGCATTAGTGTTTTTGAGAGAACTGAAACGTAAAAAAGCATTAGAAAATGGCTAA
- a CDS encoding T5orf172 domain-containing protein yields the protein MAKKKLTIDDIFNDDDFGLLDSKVKSSTVKTDEDRLIDSFEEINVFIDKNEREPNKSSMSEYGLMAKLKNFRENEDQKKILKPYDRHNLLGHVEIEEQSIDDILNDEDEFGLLHSDKDLDIFKFKHTPKPENRAEADFVAQRKPMKEKEFEKYEKMFLQVHKEIKEGKRDIVGFNYESLKVGEFYIADGIMLYLKDVNWDRKIQKFKSGIHDRPDGRTVTIFENGTKSNMNFQSLYKLLHGSSGKMITKTNDQIEQDLFVNSGLVKEGDVPSGWIYALQTKSSHPELSSMKDLYKIGFSSTPVLERIKNAKNEATYLFSDVKNLKAWKVYNRNADKLENLLHRFFANACLDIDLFNEKGQRLNPREWFVVPLEVIEEAIHLCIKENIIYYRYDAENRKIKLKV from the coding sequence ATGGCTAAAAAGAAACTAACAATAGACGACATCTTTAACGATGATGATTTTGGATTGTTAGATTCTAAAGTCAAATCTTCAACTGTAAAAACAGATGAAGACAGGCTTATTGATTCTTTTGAGGAAATCAATGTGTTTATTGACAAAAATGAGCGTGAACCTAATAAATCAAGTATGTCAGAATACGGTTTAATGGCTAAACTCAAAAATTTTAGGGAAAATGAAGACCAAAAGAAAATTCTGAAACCATACGATAGGCACAATTTATTAGGTCACGTTGAAATTGAAGAGCAATCAATTGATGATATTTTAAATGATGAGGACGAATTTGGTTTGTTGCATTCAGACAAAGATTTAGATATTTTTAAATTTAAGCATACACCAAAACCAGAGAATAGAGCAGAGGCGGATTTTGTTGCCCAAAGAAAACCAATGAAAGAAAAGGAATTTGAGAAATATGAGAAAATGTTTCTACAGGTCCATAAAGAAATTAAAGAGGGAAAAAGGGATATTGTTGGTTTTAATTATGAATCCTTAAAAGTTGGCGAGTTTTATATCGCCGATGGAATTATGCTTTATTTAAAAGATGTCAATTGGGACAGGAAGATTCAAAAATTCAAAAGTGGAATACACGACAGACCTGATGGACGGACAGTTACCATTTTTGAGAACGGGACCAAATCAAATATGAATTTTCAATCCCTGTACAAGTTATTACACGGTTCATCGGGCAAAATGATAACTAAAACAAATGACCAAATTGAACAGGACTTGTTTGTGAATTCAGGGCTTGTGAAAGAAGGGGATGTTCCTTCAGGTTGGATTTACGCTTTACAAACAAAGTCCTCCCATCCAGAACTTTCATCGATGAAGGACCTTTATAAAATTGGTTTCTCGTCAACACCAGTGTTGGAAAGAATAAAAAACGCTAAAAATGAAGCGACCTATTTGTTTTCAGATGTTAAGAATTTAAAAGCTTGGAAAGTCTACAATCGGAACGCTGATAAACTTGAAAATTTACTACATCGATTTTTCGCCAATGCTTGTTTGGATATTGACTTGTTCAATGAGAAGGGACAGCGACTAAACCCGAGAGAATGGTTTGTAGTGCCACTTGAAGTAATAGAAGAGGCAATTCATTTGTGTATTAAAGAGAATATTATCTATTATCGTTATGATGCAGAGAACCGCAAAATTAAACTTAAGGTTTAA
- a CDS encoding putative transposase — MKKSKFTESQIIRALKENEQGRSVGEISRELGIDKSTFYYWRKKYGGMEVAHMKRLKELEEENRKLKQMYADASLDIRMLKDVLSKKF; from the coding sequence ATGAAAAAAAGCAAGTTTACCGAGAGCCAGATTATCCGGGCACTGAAAGAGAACGAACAAGGTAGGAGCGTCGGGGAGATATCCCGGGAGTTGGGAATCGACAAGAGCACCTTCTACTATTGGCGCAAGAAGTACGGAGGCATGGAAGTGGCCCATATGAAGCGCTTGAAGGAACTCGAGGAGGAGAACCGCAAGCTCAAGCAGATGTACGCCGATGCCAGTCTTGACATCCGTATGCTCAAGGACGTACTGTCAAAAAAGTTCTAG
- a CDS encoding putative transposase, which produces MWYYHSKRDDTEVIDALSRLAEELPTRGFEVYYKRLRREGRNWNRKRVLRVYRSMNLKLRRKHKKRLPARTKNPLEAPMQLNEVWSMDFMADVLSDGRKIRVFNVMDDCNREALAMDVGLNYPAIKVVETLSQLGEEIGLPKTIRCDNGPEFISKALSQWCKGKRVELQFIQPGKPMQNGYMERLNRFYREDVLDAYWFNDLHQVRTLTQKWMEDYNTRHPHSSIGDMPPREYRNRFGEEFFPETNNINDNFMNLAMS; this is translated from the coding sequence ATGTGGTACTACCATAGTAAAAGGGACGACACCGAGGTAATCGACGCCCTTTCCAGGCTCGCCGAAGAGCTGCCGACAAGGGGATTCGAGGTATATTACAAGCGTCTGCGTCGCGAAGGCCGCAACTGGAACAGGAAACGGGTGTTGAGGGTCTACAGGTCCATGAACCTAAAACTAAGGAGGAAGCACAAGAAGAGGCTTCCTGCAAGGACAAAGAACCCATTGGAGGCCCCGATGCAGCTCAACGAGGTGTGGAGCATGGATTTTATGGCCGATGTGCTATCGGATGGAAGAAAGATAAGGGTGTTCAATGTCATGGACGACTGCAACCGGGAGGCACTGGCCATGGACGTGGGACTTAACTATCCGGCCATAAAGGTGGTGGAGACCTTATCACAATTGGGGGAAGAAATAGGCCTTCCAAAGACCATACGCTGCGACAACGGTCCGGAGTTCATATCCAAGGCCCTATCGCAATGGTGCAAGGGCAAACGGGTGGAGCTGCAGTTCATCCAGCCCGGCAAGCCCATGCAGAACGGATATATGGAACGACTCAACAGGTTTTACAGGGAAGATGTGCTCGATGCCTATTGGTTCAACGACCTGCACCAAGTAAGGACGCTGACCCAAAAATGGATGGAGGATTACAATACAAGGCACCCCCATTCATCCATCGGGGATATGCCGCCCAGGGAATACAGGAACCGTTTCGGGGAAGAATTCTTCCCCGAAACGAACAACATTAATGATAATTTTATGAATTTAGCGATGTCCTAA
- a CDS encoding site-specific recombinase XerD, giving the protein MLENSRLSVVFVTRKLNLEAGNIRLYARVTVDGKRAEFSLNRELQVSLWDEKRKRGKGFSKYIISLNKYLDQVFTGLHEAHRQLLQEEVDITSAGIKARYLGEDEKGKTLLDLITYHNTAMLTVLRKGTMKNYYTTERCIKEFFEEMGVEDIPLKKLNYAFIVDFEQYIRKYKPVTRMGCANNGTMKHMERLKKMSRLAVKLEWLEKDPFINFKLRFEKTERQFLTEPELQRIEETIFKVLSTQHIKDLFVFACYTGLSFIDVQELKADHLVKGRDGNDWLYTKRTKTDEPLKIPLLPKAKEIIDKYKDDPDLFENGRLLPMYSNPMINRTLKDIAKVCGIRKKVTFHVARHTFATAITLSNGVPIETVSKLLGHTKLSTTQIYARVVEKKVGEDMQNLMAIMKIKKNNYEGSKVTL; this is encoded by the coding sequence ATGTTGGAAAACAGTAGATTATCAGTCGTATTCGTCACTCGAAAACTCAATTTGGAAGCAGGAAACATCAGGCTCTATGCAAGGGTCACTGTAGACGGCAAAAGAGCCGAATTCAGTTTAAATCGGGAATTGCAGGTGTCACTTTGGGACGAAAAACGCAAAAGAGGCAAGGGATTTTCAAAGTATATTATCTCCTTAAACAAGTATTTAGACCAAGTTTTTACTGGACTACATGAGGCGCATCGGCAACTTTTGCAAGAGGAAGTTGACATTACTTCTGCCGGAATAAAAGCTCGATATTTAGGGGAAGATGAAAAAGGCAAGACACTACTAGATTTGATTACCTATCACAATACTGCTATGCTCACCGTGCTAAGAAAAGGTACGATGAAAAACTACTATACTACGGAACGCTGTATTAAGGAATTCTTTGAAGAAATGGGTGTTGAAGATATTCCGCTCAAAAAACTGAACTACGCTTTTATCGTTGATTTCGAACAGTACATTAGAAAGTATAAACCTGTTACAAGAATGGGTTGTGCCAATAACGGTACCATGAAGCATATGGAACGCCTAAAAAAGATGTCAAGATTAGCTGTAAAATTGGAATGGTTGGAAAAAGACCCCTTCATCAATTTCAAGCTGCGATTTGAAAAAACGGAACGCCAGTTCTTGACGGAACCAGAGCTTCAGCGCATTGAAGAAACTATCTTTAAAGTACTAAGCACCCAACATATAAAAGACTTGTTTGTTTTTGCCTGTTATACAGGGCTGTCTTTTATCGATGTGCAAGAGTTAAAAGCCGACCATTTGGTAAAGGGTAGGGACGGTAACGATTGGTTATATACCAAAAGAACAAAGACTGACGAACCTTTAAAAATTCCCTTGTTGCCAAAAGCCAAGGAAATTATTGACAAATATAAAGACGACCCTGATTTGTTTGAAAATGGAAGATTGCTGCCCATGTACAGCAACCCTATGATTAACCGGACTTTAAAAGATATTGCAAAAGTGTGTGGAATTCGTAAAAAGGTAACTTTTCATGTGGCGAGGCATACGTTCGCAACCGCCATAACACTTTCAAATGGAGTGCCTATTGAAACTGTTTCTAAACTTTTGGGCCATACTAAACTTTCGACTACTCAAATTTATGCTAGGGTGGTGGAGAAGAAGGTAGGCGAGGATATGCAGAATTTGATGGCTATTATGAAAATAAAAAAGAACAATTATGAAGGTTCTAAAGTCACACTTTAA
- a CDS encoding DNA (cytosine-5)-methyltransferase 1 codes for MPIKVVELFAGVGGFRIGLEGYPKREDSNYEVVWSNQWEPSTKTQHANMVYEERWPNANHCGENIEEVIENDFEIIPDHDLLVGGFPCQDYSVATTLRNSKGLIGKKGVLWWSIEAILRRKEIKPKYLLLENVDRLLKSPSKQRGRDFAVMLASLNNLGYAVEWRVINAAEYGMPQRRRRIFFTAYHHSTEIYRRLKQTNSKEDWLDSDGVFAKSFPIREITEKITTGKIGKDLIKVSNKFNLNEKLSPFKNCGLMIDGSYHTTKVYPSYNGPFKTLGDVLIDFKDVPQEYFITQEDVDKEKGWKYLKGSKNEPRYNKALDYYYNYTEGSMVFPDALDNASRTIITGEGGKSPSRFKHVIEQSGRLRRLTPLELERLNTFPDNHTKHPEITDTKRAFFMGNALVVQVIERIGKQLYNQINLPVEELV; via the coding sequence ATGCCGATAAAAGTTGTGGAACTTTTTGCAGGAGTGGGAGGATTTAGAATAGGTCTTGAAGGTTATCCAAAAAGGGAAGATTCGAATTATGAGGTGGTTTGGAGCAATCAATGGGAGCCAAGTACTAAAACTCAGCATGCTAATATGGTATATGAGGAACGTTGGCCAAATGCTAATCATTGCGGAGAAAATATTGAAGAAGTAATTGAAAATGACTTTGAAATTATTCCGGATCATGATTTATTAGTTGGTGGATTTCCTTGTCAGGATTATTCCGTTGCTACAACACTTAGAAACTCTAAAGGGCTTATTGGAAAAAAAGGCGTTCTTTGGTGGAGTATTGAGGCCATTCTACGAAGAAAAGAAATCAAGCCCAAATATTTATTACTAGAGAATGTAGATAGATTACTGAAGTCTCCTTCTAAGCAAAGAGGAAGAGACTTCGCGGTAATGCTCGCATCTTTAAATAATCTTGGGTATGCGGTAGAATGGCGAGTAATTAATGCCGCCGAATACGGAATGCCACAAAGAAGACGTAGAATCTTTTTTACAGCCTACCATCATAGTACGGAGATTTATAGACGATTGAAACAAACTAATTCAAAAGAAGATTGGTTAGATTCTGACGGGGTTTTTGCTAAATCATTTCCAATAAGGGAAATAACAGAAAAAATTACAACAGGTAAAATAGGAAAAGATTTAATCAAGGTTTCAAATAAATTCAACCTAAATGAGAAGCTGAGTCCATTTAAAAATTGTGGGTTAATGATTGATGGTAGTTATCATACGACAAAAGTATATCCATCTTATAATGGGCCTTTCAAAACCTTAGGTGATGTTCTCATAGATTTTAAGGACGTTCCACAAGAGTATTTTATAACTCAAGAAGATGTGGATAAGGAGAAAGGTTGGAAATATCTCAAGGGTTCAAAGAATGAGCCAAGATATAATAAGGCATTAGATTATTACTATAATTATACTGAGGGAAGTATGGTTTTTCCTGATGCTTTAGACAATGCATCTCGTACTATTATTACTGGTGAAGGAGGAAAATCTCCTTCGAGATTTAAACATGTTATAGAACAAAGCGGAAGATTACGAAGACTTACTCCATTAGAACTAGAAAGATTAAACACATTTCCTGACAATCACACAAAACATCCTGAAATTACAGATACCAAAAGAGCATTTTTTATGGGAAATGCACTAGTCGTACAAGTGATTGAGCGAATTGGAAAACAGTTATATAATCAAATTAATTTACCGGTAGAAGAACTTGTCTAA